In a genomic window of Gossypium arboreum isolate Shixiya-1 chromosome 9, ASM2569848v2, whole genome shotgun sequence:
- the LOC108450513 gene encoding uncharacterized protein LOC108450513 → MTDHHQRFGQLRSTSEILKKSAVHFTAHPFTFLFLSFLLLSFRSLVESGSLLLNSFIDRDPSFKTLLSRLDLHHSHSHARLHPARRQTRRPFLHLTRVGTLDDGFFSSDDDHRDRSFFGSFPKRPLNGTPVILSNFGTKLGFSHFVADNGILLPEIVRYGVKFKTTTFDYENNEGEQQEERIVDFQFVYKGLELGRRDAAALFFLVSFLSAAYGWVILGFTTIYSLVSGVLFVTTVNDLIGRFVSFFGAFWDGSKIGLKRLTGFVLIKWAVRDAVTQLLGFWYFGEIEDHYSFFKLFVRLKLMPFSVTSPWIRGYEKEISGFLFTWFLVDTLVSFAFSLAAWIAIVDSRRTGREIITEGCYLMSTLLNQAIQIKCYEAISGGSLARWVLTHIGGEFFAMVIQAALEVYFMVVWLIFYFVVRCREANADGRGYGRRELEALIDGLR, encoded by the coding sequence ATGACCGATCACCACCAGCGGTTCGGCCAGCTACGGTCCACATCTGAGATCCTGAAAAAGTCCGCCGTGCATTTCACCGCTCACCCTTTCACATTcctcttcctttctttcctcctCCTCTCTTTCCGTTCCTTGGTTGAATCCGGTTCCCTTCTCCTCAATTCCTTCATCGACCGGGACCCTTCTTTCAAAACCCTCCTTTCTCGCCTCGACCTCCATCATTCTCATTCCCACGCGCGTCTCCACCCTGCTCGTCGCCAAACACGCCGTCCTTTCCTCCACCTCACGCGCGTCGGTACTCTCGACGATGGTTTCTTTTCGTCCGACGATGATCACCGCGACCGCTCCTTCTTCGGCTCTTTCCCCAAACGCCCCCTCAATGGCACCCCCGTCATTCTTTCCAACTTCGGTACTAAATTGGGGTTTTCGCACTTCGTGGCGGATAACGGGATTCTGCTGCCGGAAATTGTTCGTTACGGAGTCAAGTTCAAAACAACCACGTTTGACTACGAAAACAATGAAGGGGAACAGCAGGAAGAAAGGATTGTGGATTTTCAGTTCGTTTATAAAGGACTGGAGTTGGGACGCCGTGACGCGGCGGCGCTTTTCTTTCTCGTCAGCTTCTTATCGGCGGCGTATGGATGGGTGATTTTAGGGTTTACCACGATTTACTCTTTGGTGTCGGGTGTTCTTTTTGTTACAACCGTTAATGACTTGATTGGACGATTTGTGTCCTTTTTTGGGGCTTTTTGGGATGGGTCGAAAATAGGTTTGAAAAGACTCACTGGATTCGTTTTAATTAAATGGGCAGTAAGAGACGCGGTGACTCAGCTTCTTGGGTTCTGGTATTTCGGAGAAATTGAGGATCACTACTCCTTTTTTAAGCTCTTTGTTAGGTTAAAGTTGATGCCTTTTTCGGTTACGTCTCCATGGATTAGGGGTTATGAGAAGGAGATTTCAGGGTTTTTGTTTACATGGTTTCTGGTCGATACTTTAGTTTCATTTGCATTCTCATTAGCTGCTTGGATTGCCATCGTGGATTCTAGAAGAACCGGGAGGGAAATTATAACAGAAGGTTGTTATTTGATGTCAACACTGTTGAACCAAGcaattcagattaagtgttacGAAGCTATCTCAGGTGGGTCTTTAGCAAGATGGGTTTTGACTCATATAGGTGGGGAATTTTTCGCTATGGTTATTCAGGCAGCTTTGGAGGTATATTTCATGGTGGTTTGGTTGATATTTTACTTTGTGGTGAGGTGTAGGGAGGCTAATGCAGACGGTAGGGGGTATGGGAGGAGAGAATTGGAGGCTTTGATTGATGGACTTAGATGA